In a single window of the Rhopalosiphum padi isolate XX-2018 chromosome 1, ASM2088224v1, whole genome shotgun sequence genome:
- the LOC132926175 gene encoding protein tramtrack, alpha isoform-like, which yields MDHQQQQQQQFCLRWNNHQNTLISVFDSLLESGSLVDCALAAEGQCMNAHKVVLSACSPYFAMLLNQHFDKYPVLILKDVTYQELRSMMDYMYRGEVNITQEQLGSFLKAAESLQIKGLTESSGRSDRKLDTRKNATRNISPGLPKKSVTPKVADGAFDPSMTAPPLPPPTPIVPTIPNTKRRKLVQPVKNFSSLVVSPVNPSRTNANSLDVNNTPNPTAPSLAGEGKANIPSPPVIPKPVVESANVQADEENSEKKPEVNGLVIGDKEDKYWPSSGSISDIKLEKTDTEEEASESENNVHSEMCTTSTTVKVDLSSSQISMTNFRPEEGMELTEYGGMNIPQNMQDQGSLWWKNFEQNSKYVRTTQANPFSCQHCGKRYRWKSTLKRHEVFECGGKEPVHRCPHCEYRAKQSGNLRVHIRKYHTALE from the exons ATGGACcaccaacagcagcagcagcaacagttCTGCTTGCGGTGGAACAACCATCAGAACACGTTGATTTCGGTGTTCGATAGCCTGTTGGAGAGCGGATCGCTGGTGGACTGCGCCCTGGCCGCCGAGGGACAGTGCATGAACGCGCACAAAGTCGTCCTGTCCGCCTGCAGCCCTTATTTCGCG atGCTGTTAAATCAACATTTCGACAAATATCCGGTGCTTATACTTAAAGATGTAACATATCAAGAATTGCGGTCTATGATGGACTATATGTACCGCGGTGAAGTAAATATTACCCAAGAACAACTCGGATCATTCCTGAAAGCTGCAGAATCGTTGCAAATTAAAGGACTGACTGAAAGTAGTGGCCGATCTGATCGAAAACTAGATACTCGAAAAAATGCAACAAGAAATATTTCACCTGGCTTGCCAAAAAAGTCTGTTACACCTAAAGTTGCTGATGGTGCTTTTGATCCATCTATGACTGCCCCACCACTGCCACCACCAACACCTATTGTACCTACTATACCAAATACAAAACGACGTAAATTAGTACAACCAGTAAAGAACTTTAGTAGCCTTGTTGTTTCACCAGTTAATCCAAGTCGTACTAATGCCAATAGTTTAGATGTTAACAATACACCAAATCCCACTGCACCCAGTTTAGCTGGTGAAGGCAAGGCAAACATACCATCTCCTCCAGTTATTCCTAAACCTGTGGTGGAATCAGCAAATGTTCAAGCTGATGAGGAAAATTCTGAGAAAAAGCCCGAAGTAAATGGTTTAGTAATTGGAGATAAAGAAGATAAGTACTGGCCTTCTAGTGGCTCAATAAGTGATATTAAACTTGAGAAAACTGATACAGAAGAAGAAGCTAGTGAAAGTGAAAATAATGTCCATAGTGAAATGTGTACAACAAGCACAACTGTTAAAGTAGACTTATCATCCTCACAAATCAGCATGACAAATTTTCGGCCCGAAGAag gtATGGAACTTACTGAGTATGGAGGCATGAACATACCACAAAACATGCAGGATCAAG GTTCTTTATGGTGGAAAAACTTTGAACAAAACTCCAAATATGTGCGTACAACCCAAGCAAATCCATTCAGTTGTCAGCATTGTGGTAAGAGATATCGATGGAAGAGTACATTAAAACGTCATGAAGTGTTTGAATGTGGAGGAAAAGAACCAGTTCATCGTTGTCCTCATTGCGAATATCGCGCCAAACAGAGTGGTAATCTTAGGGTGCACATACGCAAGTATCATACTGCGTTAGAGTAA